A stretch of DNA from Oryza brachyantha chromosome 4, ObraRS2, whole genome shotgun sequence:
CATCCTCATGTAACTTCACAGGGCAGTGCAGCAGATGTTGCTATGTGTGCAATGCTTGAGATAGATCGGAATGCTCGTCTTAAGGAACTTGGTTGGAGGCTTCTCTTGCAGGTataacacacaaaaactacagTACTTTGCTTGCAAAAACTATAGTACTTTGCTTTCTCCTCGTCGAGTAGGTAACCTTTCATTGAGGATCTTAAATCTGTTTATTTCTTGATAGGTTTGCAACATTAACTGATTACTAACACTTCATCTGGTTAAATGTTTTTGCATCATCAAATTATTGACACCTAATAGAACTGACGGCAACCATCTTTCAGGTGCATGATGAAGTGATACTGGAAGGACCCACGGAGTCTGCTGGTCTAGCCAAGGCCATAGTGGTTGAATGCATGTCTAAGCCCTTCTACGGCACCAACATCCTGAATGTTGAACTGGCTGTTGATGCCAAGTGTGCACAAAATTGGTACGCGGCCAAGTAAACCGTCATATCATCATCTCCCCTTGTTGACTCCAAAGCCCTGCAGATTTGCATCCCGGAAATGCATCTAATTTAATGACAAAATATGCTCTGAGCCAATATGAAGTATGAACTGCCAGAACTGTTAAGGTTTGTCCTGGTGGCTGGGAGGCATGCTTTGAGCTAATATTCGGGAGCGAAGGCATTGTACGCTGTAGGTTGGATAGCTTGACTTCCACATTCTTCCAAATAGGATCGTTCATCTTTTTGTCACGAGTAGCTGACTCCTGCTGGACTTTGGAGTTTAGTAGGAAGCACTATGCATGCGATTGTTGATAATTTGTTTAGCATGCTGATGTACTAGGTTAGGTGACCCTATACTGATGATATCTGATGCCGTGCGACATACCGCAACTTGTTTGATGAGCGTTCTTCAACCTCGTTTTCCCTATTTATCTGAAATTCTCGAATTTTGTGGTGGCTTGAATGAAAGCCTGCATCTGGATTCTGGCGGACGCAAATTCCATCTTTAACAAGAGAGGATCAAccacaaaattcaaaatgcaGAAAAGGGACAGGAAGAGCATCTCAAGAGACTACTCATTTCACTTGTCATgctaaattttagtaattttatataaaaattctctAAGAAACTATCTATTTGACTTGCTATATCATTTGAATGGCTACACATGACTTCTCAATTGCTAAATCTGATAAGTCATTCTCCTACTAGCAAGATTGTTATATGCAGGTCTTCACTAATCATCTTCCTTTCCCATTGGAGTTGTCAAACCTaacataaatgattaaatttagatttagagaGTTATAATTTAGCTATTTTCTTAGAGATACTCTAACAATGAGTCGATGgtggaaaatatataaattgtttgAAACAGATGACACCCTACAGGTTAGTGACAGTTGCTATCGGCTTACGTTGTATCTCCCAAGGATGTGAAACAATAGATGGGCAGAAATTTCAGAAACGAATGTTTTTACGCTTATGCACAAGAGTCCTTAACAACAAACTCTGGATGCCAGTTGACAGACAACACAATCTCGCATAAGTATCACCTCGCCTTGACGGCGAGCTCCTCTTTGCCATTGACTTGTCGAGGAGGATACAGCTCGTGCAGTTCAGGAACCTGTTCTTGGTACCTGACTATGTACCTATCCACAAACATGGCCTCCGTCGATCTCATTATACCTCGCAGGTTCGCCTTCGTCCCAATGTCCACGCCCCTGGAGCGCAGGGTCTCGATGACGCGGTGCCTCGGCACCATCCGCTTGCTGAGGCTAAACGTCAGCAGCACGGGGTTGTTGACGATGTACCTCGCGTCGCACTCGGCCTTCCCCAGCAGGAACTCCACCTTCTGCCGCAGCAGCTCCGCGGGCGCGAACATGAagcacggcgcgcggcggcacATGGCGGCGAACTCCTCCTCCGTGCACCCGGCCGCGCTCATCACGGCCGCCTTCTTGGCCCGGAAGGCGCTCTCGCTGACGTTGTGCAGCGTGTAGAGGACCCACATGAACATCCCGGAGCTTGGCGGGACGCGCAGCCCCTCGACGCGATCGAGCAGCTTCTGGAGCTTGGCCTCCGACTGCACGATCAGCGTCGGCCGCAGCCGCACCGTGGCGAGGATGCGGCTCTCGGGGATACCGATGGAGCGAAGCGTGGAGAGGTTGCGGAAGAAGATGTCGACGCCGTACTGGAGCAGCCATGTCTTGGCCAGCCATTTTATCAGTAACTTGGCGGACCCGAGGTAGTCGAGCCAGAAGAGGACGCGGGGGAGGAGTTTGGTTTGGACGCCGAAGGTGAGCGCCGGCGGGTAGAGCGCAAAGAGGCGCGCAGCGTCGGCGCGGCCGAGGCCGAGCGCGCGGATGGCTCTGAACTTGGGTTCGAGGGTGGCGTCGACGTCTCTGAGCAGCAGCTCCGGCTTCCGCGACACGATCCTGCGGACCTGCCTGCGGGTGAGGCCCTGAGATCGGAGGAATGCGAGCACGGCGTCGGGCCTGGACGTGGAGTCGAGGTTCGCGAACAGCGGGGCCGCcttggcggccgcggccggcttGAGGCCGCAGTTGGAGACGAGGTACTGGACCATGAAGCGCGGGGGCGTGGACGAGGAGGTGGAGAAGCGGAGGAGGTGGCTGCGCGATTCCGAGGAGGGGAACGCcagcggcgggcgcggggacgggAGCGGTACCACGCCcgcgcggtggaggaggagcacgcGTCCGGCGAGACGCCGCAGCGCCATGGATGCGGTTGCGGCGGGCCGGCGGCAGCGTTCGAGAAATCGATCGATATAgccgaaaaaaaaatatagttccaCTAGAAGACTAGACTAGAATACTAGACAGTGGTCGAACGAAGGGCTATTTTGCCAGTATGCAGACCCCGATCGTCGAGATCGAGCGCGCCGTGCAAATGATATTGTCTGATTTTATGTTGAATAGTTAGAGAGCTACAGTGTCATGACTTTAGATGTATTTTTAGCCATTTGATTCACAAGCAACGCGTAAGATCGACCGCTACATACCTATGAACAGTACATAAGCTATAATATCTTCACATGTTTTTACCGTAGATATAGTATTCAAAGCCAGAGTACTGTAGCGCAAGACTTATTTTACTGTATATTTTAGTGACTTTTCTTAACAAAGTCAGAGAATCCGGATTGAGCGCCGTGGGAGCGTGCAAAAAGTCTATTTTGCGTGCGGACAACGTGCGCGAACACTCTCAAAAAACAACTATTTCTCAATTACCTGATTAtatgataattatttaatcattaaatacaatttgaaagTGTAAAAAACGTAGGAATCAAAATCCAAAATGCATATGTCTATCCATCAATGGACTGAAAAAATAGtccataaattaaattttgggtgACTCATATTACATAAAGATTCGTGAATAGACAGTAGCACTATCTCCTATCTTCTCCCACCATCGGCTCGTCCTGGCGCGGTCACCTCCACCACGCCTGCAGCCCTGCTTGCTTGTGCCAGAAGACGCAAACGGCATGGACGAGCCCCCCTTCCCTCCCCGACCCCTCTCTCCCCCATCCGCTATCCTCCTCCCTAGTCGAGGTGGTGTACTCCCGCATCAAACACCGACCCACTGTCCTCTTCCACCCCTGCAGCACTGGCGATGCCACTAACACCTCACTGCCCACTGTTGGTCTCCTACCATCTTGTCCATTTTTCTAGAACTACCCACACCGCTACTTACCCCCTCCCAGTGGTGAACCCACGTTTAACTTCCCGGGGTCCTCGGACCCTGTTAAATTATccaattattactaaattatattatattaattagtgtataaatataaaaattagatgatTAGTACGTATCCCGTAATTTCTGTTCTGGGTTCGTCACTGCCCCTGCCTCCAACCCCGAAACCCAAATAGTAGGTGTTCTATTAGAATTCAGGGGTTGTcatcaccgtcgtcgtcgctgtcacCAGGTAAGTTGATAACCGAACGGTCGAGGCACGGCGACGCGGCCGGCGTCTCGCCacggcacgccgccgcccactcCTCGACGAACGTCCAGAAAGACCTCCCGTCGGCGACGCCGTGGTGCACCGTCACGCCGACCGCCACCCCTGACGTCGGGGGCTTGCCCATGTCGTCGAGCTCCGGCGCAAGCTGCTCGAGCACCTGCAGGTCGGGCGCCTCTCCGCCCGCGACGACGCGGAGGTCGGCGTGGAACTCCTCCTCGACGAACTTCACCGCATCCGAGGCAGCgcagacgacggcgacgtcgaggtGGACGAGCCTGCCGGCGAGCGGGGCGAAGGTCGCCAGCGTCGCGCCGAGGGATGACCGGAGCGACTCGACAACGCCATCGAACGGGGGCAGGTCTCCACCCTCGCAGTCGTAGAACAGCACGTGCTGCAGGAGCGGGACGCGTAGCCACAATGCCTCCATGGAGATGagcctcgtcggcgccgtcggcaGCGCGCGGCCTCCGCCGGCACAGCGACATGGCTGACTCCCACGACACTCACCGCCGTTGACATGAGTCGCCCGCTAGCTGGTGTGTGCGTGAGAGACACGGTGGTGGCGATGGACTGAAGCGAACTGTCGGAGAGCGATTAATAGACGGCGATCGATCGGCGAATGCAGTGCGCGTGATTCACCGGGAAAAAACATGACGCGCACCGCATCGTTCAGTCTTCAGTTCTCTCGGCCGGTACAACTAACATATCTGAAATGGAAATTGAAGATGCGTGGGCTCACCTGCtggttagagcaagttcaatagtatagccaactattaactacaaatcatctat
This window harbors:
- the LOC102704335 gene encoding transcription termination factor MTERF15, mitochondrial-like — protein: MALRRLAGRVLLLHRAGVVPLPSPRPPLAFPSSESRSHLLRFSTSSSTPPRFMVQYLVSNCGLKPAAAAKAAPLFANLDSTSRPDAVLAFLRSQGLTRRQVRRIVSRKPELLLRDVDATLEPKFRAIRALGLGRADAARLFALYPPALTFGVQTKLLPRVLFWLDYLGSAKLLIKWLAKTWLLQYGVDIFFRNLSTLRSIGIPESRILATVRLRPTLIVQSEAKLQKLLDRVEGLRVPPSSGMFMWVLYTLHNVSESAFRAKKAAVMSAAGCTEEEFAAMCRRAPCFMFAPAELLRQKVEFLLGKAECDARYIVNNPVLLTFSLSKRMVPRHRVIETLRSRGVDIGTKANLRGIMRSTEAMFVDRYIVRYQEQVPELHELYPPRQVNGKEELAVKAR
- the LOC102704612 gene encoding phenolic glucoside malonyltransferase 1-like, which codes for MEALWLRVPLLQHVLFYDCEGGDLPPFDGVVESLRSSLGATLATFAPLAGRLVHLDVAVVCAASDAVKFVEEEFHADLRVVAGGEAPDLQVLEQLAPELDDMGKPPTSGVAVGVTVHHGVADGRSFWTFVEEWAAACRGETPAASPCLDRSVINLPGDSDDDGDDNP